From the genome of Streptomyces sp. NBC_00659, one region includes:
- a CDS encoding ABC transporter ATP-binding protein translates to MTVATLDKAATVEFRGLRREFGPTVALDGLDLTVRPGELLALLGPSGCGKTTALRMLAGFEHPDSGEVLVDGEDITRVPAHRRDAGMVFQSYSLFPHLNARDNVAFGLRMRKVRTAERRSRAAELLDLVGLGDKGGRFPHQLSGGQQQRVALARALALRPRVLLLDEPLSALDAKVRLSLREEIRRLQLELGITTLFVTHDQEEALSMADRVAVMRAGRLEQCASPADLYGRPATAFVAEFVGTMSRIPGTLDGDRVEVLGRRLPVDGDAPAPGEVDVLVRPEAVRVSADASGAARVMATAFLGAATRVTVRLADGTEAKADLPTHEAATLASGAAVTVTLPDRPVLVAERTS, encoded by the coding sequence ATGACCGTCGCCACGCTCGACAAGGCCGCCACCGTCGAATTCCGGGGACTCCGGCGGGAGTTCGGCCCGACCGTCGCTCTCGACGGCCTCGACCTCACCGTCCGGCCCGGTGAACTGCTCGCCCTGCTCGGTCCCTCCGGCTGCGGCAAGACCACCGCGCTGCGCATGCTCGCCGGCTTCGAACACCCCGACTCCGGCGAGGTGCTGGTCGACGGCGAGGACATCACCCGGGTTCCGGCGCACCGGCGCGACGCGGGGATGGTCTTCCAGTCGTACAGCCTCTTCCCGCATCTGAACGCACGGGACAACGTGGCCTTCGGACTGCGGATGCGTAAGGTGCGTACGGCCGAACGGCGCTCCCGTGCCGCCGAGTTGCTCGATCTGGTGGGCCTCGGGGACAAGGGCGGCCGGTTCCCGCACCAGCTCTCCGGCGGCCAGCAGCAGCGGGTCGCGCTGGCCCGCGCGCTCGCCCTGCGGCCCCGTGTCCTGCTGCTCGACGAGCCGCTGTCGGCGCTGGACGCCAAGGTGCGGCTCTCGTTGCGCGAGGAGATCCGCCGGCTCCAGCTCGAACTCGGCATCACCACCCTGTTCGTGACCCACGACCAGGAAGAGGCGTTGTCCATGGCGGACCGGGTCGCGGTGATGCGGGCCGGCCGGTTGGAACAGTGCGCGTCGCCCGCCGACCTGTACGGGCGTCCCGCCACCGCCTTCGTCGCCGAGTTCGTGGGCACGATGAGCCGGATCCCGGGGACCCTCGACGGCGACCGGGTCGAGGTACTCGGCCGACGGCTGCCGGTGGACGGGGACGCGCCCGCACCGGGGGAGGTGGATGTGCTGGTACGGCCCGAGGCGGTCCGGGTGAGCGCCGACGCGTCGGGTGCGGCCCGGGTCATGGCCACCGCGTTCCTCGGCGCGGCCACCCGGGTGACCGTGCGGCTCGCCGACGGTACCGAGGCCAAGGCCGACCTGCCCACGCACGAGGCCGCGACGCTCGCGTCGGGCGCCGCTGTGACCGTCACCCTGCCGGACCGTCCGGTCCTGGTCGCCGAGCGCACGAGCTGA
- a CDS encoding GuaB1 family IMP dehydrogenase-related protein, producing the protein MRFLNDIQPPYDLTYDDVFMVPSRSAVGSRQAVDLASPDGTGTTIPLVVANMTAIAGRRMAETVARRGGLVVIPQDIPIEVITEVVSWVKGRHLVLDTPIVLAPHQTVADALALLPKRAHNAGVVVDDDGRPVGVVTDADLTGVDRFSQLSEVMSKDLLLLDADIEPREAFNRLDNANRRYAPAVDADGKLAGILTRKGALRATLYSPATDANGRLRIAAAVGINGDVEGKAKQLLDAGVDTLVIDTAHGHQESMISAVRTVRALDPQVPIVAGNIVAAEGVKDLIDAGADIIKVGVGPGAMCTTRMMTGVGRPQFSAVLECAAEAKKYGKHVWADGGVRHPRDVAMALAAGASNVMIGSWFAGTYESPGDLHQDAGGRLYKESFGMASARAVKNRTSEESAYDRARKALFEEGISTSRMFLDPSRPGVEDLIDSIIAGVRSSCTYAGANSLEEFAENAIVGIQSAAGYAEGQPLHASWS; encoded by the coding sequence GTGCGTTTCCTCAACGACATCCAGCCCCCGTACGACCTGACGTACGACGACGTCTTCATGGTGCCCAGCCGCTCCGCCGTGGGCTCGCGTCAGGCAGTGGACCTCGCCTCTCCCGACGGCACCGGCACCACCATCCCGCTCGTCGTCGCCAACATGACGGCGATCGCCGGCCGCCGGATGGCCGAGACCGTCGCCCGCCGCGGTGGCCTTGTCGTCATTCCGCAGGACATCCCGATCGAGGTCATCACCGAGGTCGTCTCCTGGGTCAAGGGACGCCATCTGGTGCTCGACACCCCGATCGTCCTCGCGCCCCACCAGACCGTCGCCGACGCGCTGGCGCTGCTGCCCAAGCGCGCGCACAACGCGGGCGTCGTCGTCGACGACGACGGCCGCCCCGTCGGTGTGGTCACCGACGCCGACCTCACCGGCGTGGACCGCTTCAGCCAGCTGTCCGAGGTCATGTCCAAGGACCTGCTGCTCCTCGACGCGGACATCGAGCCGCGCGAGGCGTTCAACCGCCTCGACAACGCCAACCGCCGCTACGCCCCCGCCGTGGACGCGGACGGCAAGCTGGCCGGCATCCTCACCCGCAAGGGCGCTCTGCGCGCCACGCTGTACTCGCCGGCCACCGACGCGAACGGCAGGCTGCGCATCGCCGCCGCCGTCGGCATCAACGGCGATGTGGAGGGCAAGGCCAAGCAGCTGCTCGACGCGGGCGTCGACACGCTCGTCATCGACACGGCGCACGGCCACCAGGAGTCGATGATCAGCGCCGTCAGGACGGTGCGCGCGCTGGATCCGCAGGTGCCGATCGTCGCGGGCAACATCGTCGCCGCCGAGGGCGTCAAGGACCTGATCGACGCGGGCGCCGACATCATCAAGGTCGGTGTGGGCCCGGGTGCCATGTGCACCACCCGCATGATGACCGGCGTCGGCCGGCCGCAGTTCTCCGCGGTGCTGGAGTGCGCGGCCGAGGCGAAGAAGTACGGCAAGCACGTGTGGGCCGACGGCGGTGTCCGCCACCCCCGTGACGTCGCGATGGCGCTGGCCGCCGGCGCGTCCAACGTCATGATCGGCTCGTGGTTCGCCGGCACGTACGAGTCCCCGGGCGACCTTCACCAGGACGCCGGCGGACGCCTGTACAAGGAGTCGTTCGGCATGGCGTCCGCGCGGGCCGTCAAGAACCGCACCAGCGAGGAGTCCGCGTACGACCGGGCCCGCAAGGCGCTGTTCGAGGAGGGCATCTCCACCTCGCGGATGTTCCTCGACCCGTCCCGTCCGGGCGTCGAGGACCTGATCGACTCGATCATCGCGGGCGTCCGTTCCTCCTGCACCTACGCGGGCGCCAACTCCCTGGAGGAGTTCGCCGAGAACGCGATCGTCGGCATCCAGAGCGCGGCCGGCTACGCCGAGGGCCAGCCGCTGCACGCCAGCTGGAGCTGA
- a CDS encoding Lrp/AsnC family transcriptional regulator yields MLNDLDERIVHALAEDARRSYADIGQLVGLSAPAVKRRVDRLRATGAITGFTVRVDPAALGWETEGFVEIYCRRNTSPETIQRGLERYQEVVAASTVTGEADAVVQVFASDMRHFERVLERIAGEPFVERTKSVLVLSPLLRRFSSGSPT; encoded by the coding sequence GTGCTGAACGATCTCGACGAACGCATCGTGCACGCCCTCGCCGAGGACGCCCGTCGCTCCTACGCGGACATCGGGCAACTGGTCGGCCTGTCCGCGCCCGCCGTGAAGCGGAGGGTCGACCGGCTGCGGGCCACCGGGGCCATCACCGGGTTCACCGTACGGGTGGACCCGGCGGCGCTCGGCTGGGAGACGGAGGGCTTCGTCGAGATCTACTGCCGCCGGAACACCTCGCCGGAGACCATCCAGCGCGGTCTGGAGCGGTACCAGGAAGTCGTGGCCGCCTCCACCGTCACCGGGGAGGCGGACGCGGTGGTGCAGGTGTTCGCCTCGGACATGCGGCACTTCGAGCGGGTGCTCGAACGGATCGCGGGGGAGCCGTTCGTGGAGCGGACGAAGTCCGTTCTGGTGCTGTCGCCACTGCTGCGGAGGTTTTCCTCGGGGTCGCCCACATAG
- a CDS encoding barstar family protein → MTHGPLAAVCRSAGWQVTELDLTGVLDKGAFMARCVRDLGLPEWFGRNWDALGDVLGDPDWGPASPGRLIVVTGWRPYARARPDEWETVQGVLAAASGHYEASDAALAVVLSLGGSDQLPPDQPG, encoded by the coding sequence ATGACGCACGGTCCGCTCGCGGCGGTATGCCGTTCGGCCGGGTGGCAGGTCACCGAACTCGACCTCACCGGGGTCCTCGACAAGGGCGCCTTCATGGCGCGCTGCGTCCGCGACCTCGGCCTGCCGGAGTGGTTCGGGCGGAACTGGGACGCGCTCGGCGACGTCCTGGGCGACCCCGACTGGGGCCCGGCCAGTCCGGGCAGACTGATCGTGGTGACCGGCTGGCGCCCCTACGCGCGAGCACGGCCCGACGAGTGGGAGACCGTGCAGGGGGTGCTGGCGGCGGCCTCCGGTCACTACGAGGCCTCCGACGCGGCGCTCGCGGTCGTCCTCTCCCTTGGAGGATCCGACCAGCTGCCCCCTGACCAGCCTGGATGA
- a CDS encoding ABC transporter permease produces the protein MARLNLWRWAVLALAALYFLVPMAASVIFTVDVPGQGVTFDAYRSIVSADGFVSSLLLSLELAAVTIAVVLLLMVPATVALRLGSPRLRPVVEVVCSLPLVVPPIAFVAGISTVLKWGPEHLSRTPLFQTFVAIQDPGFPVVLVLAYVVMALPFVYRALDAGLRAVDVRTLVEAARSCGASMPQALVRAVLPNLRGALLNASFLTLALVLGEFTVAALLGYQPFAVWIYSVGGSQAQMSVAVSVLSLFLTWALLLALAVLGGRSRTASASQG, from the coding sequence ATGGCTCGCCTGAACCTGTGGCGCTGGGCCGTCCTCGCCCTCGCCGCGCTGTACTTCCTGGTGCCCATGGCCGCGTCGGTGATCTTCACGGTCGACGTGCCGGGGCAGGGCGTCACCTTCGACGCCTACCGCTCGATCGTGTCCGCCGACGGATTCGTCTCCAGCCTGCTGCTCTCGCTGGAACTCGCCGCCGTGACCATCGCCGTGGTGCTGCTCCTGATGGTGCCCGCCACGGTCGCGCTGCGGCTCGGCTCACCCCGGCTGCGGCCGGTCGTCGAGGTGGTCTGTTCACTGCCGCTCGTCGTGCCGCCGATCGCGTTCGTCGCCGGCATCTCCACCGTCCTCAAATGGGGGCCCGAACACCTCTCGCGCACCCCGCTGTTCCAGACGTTCGTGGCGATCCAGGATCCCGGCTTCCCGGTCGTCCTCGTCCTCGCGTACGTCGTGATGGCGCTGCCGTTCGTGTACCGGGCCCTGGACGCGGGACTGCGCGCCGTCGACGTGCGCACGCTCGTCGAGGCGGCCCGGAGCTGCGGCGCGAGCATGCCGCAGGCACTCGTGCGCGCTGTGCTGCCCAATCTGCGCGGCGCGCTGCTCAACGCCTCCTTCCTCACCCTGGCCCTGGTGCTGGGCGAGTTCACGGTCGCCGCCCTGCTCGGCTATCAGCCCTTCGCCGTGTGGATCTACAGCGTCGGCGGCTCGCAGGCCCAGATGTCCGTCGCCGTCTCCGTGCTCAGCCTGTTCCTCACCTGGGCACTCCTCCTCGCGCTCGCCGTCCTCGGCGGCCGCTCCCGTACCGCTTCCGCCTCCCAGGGATGA
- the rpe gene encoding ribulose-phosphate 3-epimerase: MAAQINPSILSADFARLAEEAKSVEGADWLHVDVMDNHFVPNLTLGVPVVESLARATDTPLDCHLMIEDADRWAPQYVEAGAGSVTFHVEAAAAPVRLAREIRAMGARASMALKPATPIEPYEDLLPELDMLLIMTVEPGFGGQAFLDIMLPKIRRTRELISKHGLELWLQVDGGVSASTIERCAEAGADVFVAGSAVYGAADPAQAVRALRTQAEEATARASWACGH; the protein is encoded by the coding sequence ATGGCCGCGCAGATCAACCCCAGCATCCTGTCCGCCGACTTCGCCCGTCTTGCCGAGGAGGCAAAGTCGGTGGAAGGCGCGGACTGGCTCCATGTCGACGTCATGGACAACCATTTCGTACCGAACCTCACCCTCGGGGTGCCGGTCGTAGAGTCTTTGGCCCGTGCGACGGACACTCCGCTGGACTGCCATCTGATGATCGAGGACGCCGATCGGTGGGCGCCCCAGTACGTGGAAGCCGGTGCCGGCTCCGTCACCTTCCATGTGGAGGCCGCCGCCGCGCCCGTCCGGCTCGCCCGCGAGATCCGGGCCATGGGCGCCCGTGCCTCCATGGCGCTCAAGCCCGCGACCCCCATCGAGCCGTACGAGGATCTGCTCCCCGAGCTCGACATGCTGCTCATCATGACGGTCGAGCCCGGATTCGGGGGCCAGGCTTTTCTTGACATCATGCTCCCCAAGATCCGCCGCACGCGCGAGTTGATCAGCAAGCACGGCCTGGAACTGTGGCTCCAGGTCGACGGTGGAGTGTCGGCCTCGACCATCGAGCGGTGCGCGGAGGCGGGAGCCGACGTGTTCGTCGCCGGTTCGGCGGTGTACGGGGCCGCGGACCCCGCTCAGGCGGTACGTGCACTGCGCACCCAGGCCGAGGAGGCGACGGCCCGTGCGTCATGGGCGTGCGGCCACTGA
- a CDS encoding ABC transporter permease: protein MTTALTEAPADVAPAAAHRQRRRRRATGPLAVLPLLVFVAISFGVPALAMLNGAFTVKDQATGASSYTTANLTGSFQGAYLTALIGSVKLSAVSAGLATVLGLPLAQAVVTSRFRALREAVLTASGVLANFGGVPLAFAFVATLGNSGVLTRELSLTDRGWNLYSFWGLVVVYLYFLIPLMVLTITPALDGLRPQWREAARNNGATTVQYWRHVALPVLAPSLLGGLVLLFGSAFAAYATAAAMVGSAVPLVTLQIADAISGNVLVGQENVALALSLDMVLIAGLVMAVYLPLQRRSARWLA, encoded by the coding sequence ATGACCACCGCTCTCACCGAGGCCCCGGCCGACGTGGCGCCCGCCGCTGCCCACCGGCAGCGGCGGCGCCGCCGCGCCACCGGCCCGCTCGCCGTCCTCCCGCTGCTCGTCTTCGTGGCCATCTCCTTCGGTGTCCCCGCGCTGGCCATGCTCAACGGCGCGTTCACCGTCAAGGACCAGGCCACCGGCGCCAGTTCGTACACCACGGCCAACCTGACCGGTTCGTTCCAGGGCGCCTACCTGACCGCGCTGATCGGCAGCGTCAAGCTGTCCGCCGTCTCCGCGGGCCTCGCGACCGTCCTTGGACTCCCGCTCGCCCAGGCCGTGGTGACCTCCCGGTTCCGCGCGCTGCGTGAGGCCGTGCTCACCGCGTCCGGGGTGCTCGCCAACTTCGGCGGTGTCCCGCTCGCCTTCGCCTTCGTCGCCACACTCGGCAACTCCGGTGTCCTGACACGGGAATTGAGCCTCACCGACCGAGGCTGGAACCTCTACAGCTTCTGGGGCCTGGTCGTCGTCTACCTGTACTTCCTGATCCCGCTCATGGTCCTCACCATCACGCCCGCCCTCGACGGCCTGCGCCCCCAGTGGCGCGAGGCGGCGCGGAACAACGGCGCCACCACCGTCCAGTACTGGCGGCACGTGGCTCTGCCCGTCCTCGCGCCCTCGCTCCTCGGCGGACTCGTGCTCCTCTTCGGCAGCGCCTTCGCCGCGTACGCCACCGCCGCCGCCATGGTGGGCAGTGCGGTGCCGCTGGTCACCCTCCAGATCGCCGACGCCATCTCCGGCAACGTGCTGGTCGGCCAGGAGAACGTGGCGCTCGCCCTCAGCCTCGACATGGTCCTCATCGCGGGCCTGGTCATGGCCGTGTACCTGCCCCTGCAACGACGGAGCGCGCGATGGCTCGCCTGA
- a CDS encoding sugar-binding transcriptional regulator — translation MNRSEENAVSGMSAGRSAMRMGPAELVQAAAMARRFYLEGKSKIQIAEEFGVSRFKVARVLETALERDLVRIEIRVPAELDAERSDALRARYGLRHAVVVESPAEAEESPDPENLGEVAADLLGELVNEGDVLGLAWGRSTIHMAAALDRLPPCTVVQLTGVYDAGTAERGSVEAVRRAAQVSGGDAHPIYAPMLLPDAATAAALRNQTGIARAFEYFDKVTVACVSIGSWEPGISTVHDMLSDEERAHYASLGVAAEMSAHLFDAEGRRVGRDLGERCITVEADRLRRIPEVVAIAGGHRKAAAIDAVLRSGLVTSLVTDTSAADALMTAGPPPRPALNRADPDGA, via the coding sequence GTGAACAGAAGTGAGGAGAACGCCGTGTCGGGTATGTCGGCGGGCCGGTCAGCCATGCGGATGGGACCCGCTGAGCTGGTCCAGGCGGCGGCCATGGCCCGCCGCTTCTACCTCGAGGGCAAATCCAAGATCCAGATCGCCGAGGAGTTCGGCGTCAGCCGCTTCAAGGTGGCCCGGGTCCTGGAGACCGCTCTCGAACGGGATCTCGTGAGGATCGAGATCCGCGTCCCCGCCGAGCTGGACGCGGAGCGCTCGGACGCGCTGCGCGCTCGCTACGGCCTGCGGCACGCCGTGGTCGTCGAGTCCCCGGCGGAGGCCGAGGAGTCGCCCGACCCGGAGAACCTCGGTGAGGTGGCCGCCGACCTGCTCGGCGAGCTCGTCAACGAGGGCGACGTGCTCGGCCTCGCCTGGGGCCGCTCCACCATCCACATGGCGGCGGCCCTGGACCGGCTCCCGCCCTGCACCGTGGTGCAGCTGACGGGGGTGTACGACGCCGGGACGGCCGAACGCGGCTCCGTCGAGGCCGTCCGCCGCGCCGCGCAGGTGTCCGGCGGCGACGCCCACCCCATCTACGCGCCGATGCTCCTGCCCGACGCGGCCACCGCGGCGGCGCTGCGCAACCAGACGGGGATCGCCCGCGCCTTCGAGTACTTCGACAAGGTGACGGTGGCCTGCGTCTCCATCGGCTCCTGGGAGCCCGGCATCTCCACGGTGCACGACATGCTCAGCGACGAGGAACGCGCGCACTACGCGTCGCTCGGTGTCGCCGCCGAGATGTCCGCGCACCTCTTCGACGCCGAGGGCCGTCGGGTCGGGCGTGACCTGGGCGAGCGCTGCATCACGGTCGAGGCCGACCGGCTGCGCCGTATCCCCGAGGTCGTCGCCATAGCGGGTGGGCACCGCAAGGCGGCCGCCATCGACGCGGTACTGCGGTCCGGGCTCGTCACCAGCCTGGTCACGGACACGTCGGCCGCGGACGCCCTGATGACGGCGGGCCCACCGCCGCGTCCGGCGCTGAACCGGGCGGACCCGGACGGGGCCTGA
- a CDS encoding GntR family transcriptional regulator — protein sequence MAARHEEIAEELRRAIDREEYTVGSLLPAETDLAAHYGVARGTVRQAVAALTAEGLIGSRQGARRVVLAGRRSQSFAELRSFAQWARAMGREATGHVVAQEYRPATAEDVVRLQLQEGTPVLHVLRVRGLDGEPVLLERTVYADWISPAVAAIEPDCPSVTQRLLEDTGLVFAYGEHVIDAVAAGAQDADLLGVRRTSPLLRVRRVTTTREGRPVEWSDDRYRSDAVSFSVHNSIGNNALARKTAE from the coding sequence ATGGCGGCGCGACACGAGGAGATCGCCGAGGAGCTGCGGCGGGCGATCGACCGCGAGGAGTACACCGTGGGCAGTCTGCTGCCGGCGGAGACGGACCTCGCGGCCCACTACGGCGTCGCGCGCGGCACGGTCCGCCAGGCCGTCGCGGCCCTGACCGCCGAGGGCCTCATCGGGTCACGCCAGGGCGCCCGGCGCGTGGTCCTGGCCGGCCGTCGCAGCCAGAGCTTCGCCGAACTGCGCAGCTTCGCCCAGTGGGCGCGGGCGATGGGGCGCGAGGCGACGGGGCACGTGGTGGCCCAGGAGTACCGTCCGGCGACGGCTGAGGACGTCGTCCGCCTCCAGCTCCAGGAGGGGACGCCGGTGTTGCACGTGCTGCGGGTCCGGGGACTGGACGGCGAACCGGTGCTGCTGGAGCGCACGGTGTACGCGGACTGGATCTCCCCCGCCGTCGCGGCGATCGAGCCCGACTGCCCGTCCGTCACCCAGCGGCTCCTCGAGGACACCGGCCTGGTCTTCGCGTACGGCGAGCACGTCATCGACGCCGTCGCGGCGGGCGCCCAGGACGCCGACCTCCTCGGAGTCCGCCGCACCAGTCCCCTGCTGCGCGTCCGCCGGGTCACCACCACGCGCGAGGGCCGCCCGGTGGAGTGGTCCGACGACCGCTACCGCTCGGACGCCGTGAGCTTCAGCGTCCACAACTCGATCGGCAACAACGCCCTGGCCAGGAAGACGGCGGAGTAA
- a CDS encoding ABC transporter substrate-binding protein yields MTVFLPRTALLTGGLAVAAALTLSACGAAPDDKATTADGKSAATATSAADFGGLDALVKAAKKEGTLHAIALPRDWANYGALIDGFTKKYGIKIQVESPDGSSQDEINAVTSRKGQDRAPDVLDLGSSFALSAAQQGLLAPYKVTAFGDLPEGQKDTAGRWFNDYGGYISIGCDAKKVKECPTTFKDLLKPQYKGQVALNGNPTKSGSAFGGVYAAALANGGSFDDIQPGLDFFAELKKNGNYTPVESTPATVEKGETPISIDWDYLNAGYADEFKSKGVDWKVSVPSDGQFSQYYSQAVNKDAPHPAAARLWQEYLYSAEGQNLWLKGYARPALMTAMEKAGTLDKAAAAKLPAVSGTPSFPTEAQQSKAKTVLAQGWGKAVSG; encoded by the coding sequence GTGACCGTGTTCCTGCCGAGGACCGCCCTCCTCACCGGCGGCCTCGCCGTCGCCGCAGCGCTCACCCTGAGCGCCTGCGGCGCCGCTCCCGACGACAAGGCGACCACCGCCGACGGCAAGAGCGCGGCCACCGCGACCTCCGCCGCGGACTTCGGCGGTCTCGACGCCCTGGTCAAGGCCGCGAAGAAGGAGGGCACGCTGCACGCGATCGCCCTTCCCCGCGACTGGGCCAACTACGGCGCTCTCATCGACGGCTTCACCAAGAAGTACGGCATCAAGATCCAGGTCGAGAGCCCCGACGGCTCCAGCCAGGACGAGATCAACGCCGTCACCTCGCGCAAGGGCCAGGACCGCGCCCCCGACGTCCTCGACCTCGGCAGCTCCTTCGCGCTGAGCGCGGCCCAGCAGGGGCTGCTCGCCCCGTACAAGGTGACCGCCTTCGGCGACCTCCCCGAGGGGCAGAAGGACACCGCGGGCCGCTGGTTCAACGACTACGGCGGCTACATCTCCATCGGCTGCGACGCCAAGAAGGTCAAGGAGTGCCCCACGACCTTCAAGGACCTGCTCAAGCCGCAGTACAAGGGCCAGGTCGCGCTCAACGGCAACCCCACCAAGTCCGGTTCCGCCTTCGGCGGCGTGTATGCCGCCGCCCTGGCCAACGGCGGCTCCTTCGACGACATCCAGCCCGGCCTCGACTTCTTCGCCGAGTTGAAGAAGAACGGCAACTACACGCCTGTCGAGTCGACCCCGGCCACCGTCGAGAAGGGCGAGACGCCCATCAGCATCGACTGGGACTACCTGAACGCCGGATACGCCGACGAGTTCAAGTCCAAGGGTGTCGACTGGAAGGTCTCGGTGCCCTCCGACGGCCAGTTCTCCCAGTACTACTCCCAGGCCGTCAACAAGGACGCCCCGCACCCGGCAGCGGCCCGTCTGTGGCAGGAGTACCTCTACAGCGCCGAGGGCCAGAACCTGTGGCTCAAGGGATACGCCCGCCCGGCCCTGATGACCGCGATGGAGAAGGCCGGCACGCTCGACAAGGCCGCCGCCGCGAAGCTCCCCGCCGTCTCGGGCACCCCGAGCTTCCCGACCGAGGCCCAGCAGAGCAAGGCCAAGACCGTGCTGGCCCAGGGCTGGGGCAAGGCCGTCTCCGGATGA
- a CDS encoding ribonuclease domain-containing protein, with protein sequence MPLRPSPRAFTGRLFAGLLVCLTVLLAGCAPTGAAGPRDPAATAASRATAVPSWAGGLPAVSVAALPAEARATLALIDRGGPFPYAKDGAVFGNFERELPGHARGYYREYTVRTPGERDRGARRMVTGRGGEIFYTDDHYNSFKAVLR encoded by the coding sequence ATGCCGCTGCGGCCGTCCCCTCGCGCGTTCACGGGCCGTCTGTTCGCCGGCCTGCTGGTCTGTCTGACGGTCCTGCTGGCGGGCTGCGCGCCGACGGGCGCGGCCGGTCCGCGAGACCCGGCGGCCACCGCCGCGAGCCGTGCCACGGCGGTCCCGTCCTGGGCCGGCGGTCTGCCGGCCGTTTCCGTGGCCGCGCTCCCCGCCGAGGCGCGGGCGACCCTCGCCCTCATCGACCGGGGCGGCCCCTTCCCGTACGCCAAGGACGGCGCCGTCTTCGGCAACTTCGAGCGGGAGCTGCCGGGGCATGCCAGGGGCTACTACCGCGAGTACACGGTGCGGACCCCTGGTGAGCGCGACCGCGGGGCCCGGCGCATGGTCACGGGGCGGGGCGGGGAGATCTTCTACACCGACGATCACTACAACTCCTTCAAGGCGGTGCTGAGATGA